In Aegilops tauschii subsp. strangulata cultivar AL8/78 chromosome 3, Aet v6.0, whole genome shotgun sequence, one genomic interval encodes:
- the LOC109732858 gene encoding uncharacterized protein — protein sequence MAPKKTPKGKSGFFGVRAKPFRKFGVEFSDAGRRWWLDTYPTADDAARAYDMAVWRAGRPKTDLNFPEIESQAVAEWLVPQGIRMEEMPAKKAKKRPAVVVAQGESDEAAMARFAREHPQYIQAELEHYWKHDIEAKKKGVKEDEAGPSTVIPIESSDEDLGVRGGGRGCDAPTKDEFWEQFRSSDDEE from the coding sequence ATGGCGCCGAAGAAGACGCCGAAGGGCAAGTCCGGTTTCTTCGGCGTGAGGGCAAAGCCCTTCAGGAAGTTCGGAGTGGAGTTCTCTGACGCCGGGCGGCGTTGGTGGCTCGACACGTATCCCACCGCCGATGATGCGGCGCGTGCCTACGACATGGCGGTGTGGCGTGCCGGACGGCCGAAGACGGACCTCAACTTCCCAGAGATCGAGTCCCAGGCGGTGGCGGAGTGGCTCGTGCCGCAGGGCATTCGGATGGAGGAGATGCCGGCGAAGAAGGCGAAGAAGAGACCGGCGGTTGTCGTCGCTCAGGGTGAGAGCGACGAGGCAGCGATGGCTCGGTTTGCGCGAGAGCATCCGCAGTACATCCAGGCCGAGCTGGAGCATTACTGGAAGCACGACATCGAGGCGAAAAAGAAGGGGGTGAAGGAGGACGAGGCCGGCCCCTCGACTGTCATCCCTATCGAGTCATCGGATGAGGACTTGGGAgtccgaggaggaggacgagggtGCGATGCCCCGACCAAGGACGAGTTCTGGGAGCAGTTCCGCAgctcggacgacgaggagtag
- the LOC109732859 gene encoding F-box/LRR-repeat protein 13-like, translating into MGDPQYLVGSPRSNLERDGRDSAAFAIGINLMLSFVYDYLPYSPVSPTPTLSLAGALWVSDGVDRISRLPDVLLRDILSRLPAKDAARTVALSSRWRPLWRSAPLALVDSHLLPDGGAAGQFTLGAPSPRAVTDAVSRVLAAHPGPFRCVHLTCSTMEEHRGEMARWLDVLVAKGVQELVFVNRPWPLDLRLPATVFSCSSLTRLYLGVWRIPDTAAVPRGARFPNPLELGLCFNAMEDRDLAFMLERSPVLEFLVIMGSQTGVRLRLVSQSLRCLQLGYTYLEDIDVVDAPRLERLFQLGDFRQSELTAPSIKNCSSKIKIGRAPNLRVLGYLRPGEQELGITNTVIVVTMPNLICISAVSINNNANL; encoded by the coding sequence ATGGGCGACCCGCAGTACCTCGTCGGCTCCCCCAGGAGCAATTTGGAGCGCGACGGCCGGGACTCTGCGGCCTTCGCCATCGGCATAAACCTGATGCTCTCTTTCGTGTACGATTACCTCCCCTACTCGCCCgtctcccccacccccaccctctCGCTCGCCGGCGCGCTGTGGGTCTCCGACGGCGTCGACCGCATCAGCCGCCTCCCCGATGTGCTCCTCCGTGACATACTCTCCCGCCTCCCCGCCAAGGACGCCGCACGCACCGTCGCCCTCTCCTCGCGCTGGCGCCCGCTCTGGCGCTCGGCGCCCCTGGCTCTTGTCGACAGTCATCTGCTTCCGGACGGCGGCGCGGCCGGGCAGTTCACCCTCGGCGCTCCCTCTCCCCGCGCCGTCACGGACGCGGTGTCCCGCGTCCTCGCGGCGCACCCGGGGCCCTTCCGCTGCGTCCACCTCACCTGCAGCACCATGGAGGAGCACCGGGGCGAGATGGCGCGCTGGCTCGACGTCCTCGTCGCCAAGGGGGTCCAAGAACTCGTCTTTGTCAACCGGCCTTGGCCGCTAGACCTGCGCCTCCCGGCCACGGTCTTCAGCTGCTCCTCCCTCACCCGCCTCTATCTCGGCGTCTGGAGGATCCCGGACACCGCCGCCGTACCGCGCGGCGCCAGATTCCCCAACCCCCTGGAGCTCGGCCTCTGCTTCAATGCCATGGAGGACCGCGATCTGGCATTCATGCTTGAAAGAAGCCCCGTCCTGGAGTTCCTCGTCATCATGGGGAGCCAGACCGGAGTGCGCCTCCGCCTCGTCAGCCAGAGCCTCCGGTGTCTTCAGCTGGGATATACCTACTTGGAGGACATCGACGTGGTGGATGCACCTCGCCTGGAGAGGCTCTTCCAGTTGGGCGATTTTCGCCAGAGCGAGCTCACTGCCCCCAGCATCAAGAACTGCTCTTCCAAGATCAAGATTGGGCGTGCACCTAACCTGCGTGTGCTGGGATACCTTCGGCCAGGAGAGCAAGAGTTGGGGATTACCAACACCGTCATCGTGGTAACAATGCCTAATTTAATTTGCATCTCTGCTGTGTCAATTAATAACAATGCCAATCTATGA
- the LOC109732844 gene encoding uncharacterized protein, producing MDRECTTESGLKRQFGRCCKGLCLAMEFLQADIFHVLLNVVWSIRMDDNNTSYLLVVEHARSYRGEANPRSQIRAAPTPRAATNPRSQIRSAPTPRAAWLAWPPPPAIPPATLPPFRGTLLGFSSKRRGTTTTTSAACKTTAGRDVKVGFNLVPPPEVSYFHVHLSELDGEGDFDFMPLFLFSAKGLVLFRFLFITRSDGSNLVEYLIYKAGPGGSSSLEPISPTPLGSSRDSVPCPDGDDGEDSYVLADLSVGSEIGHYDLHIYSSKTREWNTTPLQLPASPAVRTNADLPCQFHKAIGLAADEVGWVDLWRGIVTCKVLDKDPVLRLIPLPKPHVDILQGEPGLIRDVTYCNGLFEFIEMQHFCRPVKVVSGIIHDSRPLRGLVVDEGIAVPDGWVIRTCYRIDPSDFWFRAHTVHVDDFTVDSISFPRMCDAHAQDKELTFRSLTTLCPTFGVPGDRLVYLLSEVKMDDHNTWIVGVDLAKKMVKPIQPCEDLEYHCIRPAFVPSTFSYYLNTTPGDFSPTLINHSEKTANNAKVDGDSCVRELNIHHDQWSWVGDDTSAPIGAWKNGENNLPSNHESADVQRTRLLQQLDSILMSAGSGYIRMKRKLKTDADGNLLLCLSLEDLLALLPQLGPEIASLTTMLPCMDAGGPYPLLSWHDCCCCW from the exons ATGGACAGGGAATGCACAACCGAATCAGGTTTGAAAAGACAGTTTGGAAGGTGTTGTAAGGGGCTATGTCTTGCTATGGAGTTCTTGCAGGCCGACATATTCCACGTTCTCCTCAATGTTGTTTGGTCAATTAGAATGGACGATAACAACACTAGTTATTTACTTGTCGTCGAGCACGCGAG GTCATACCGTGGAGAGGCGAACCCTAGATCCCAAATCCGCGCCGCGCCCACCCCTCGCGCCGCAACAAACCCTAGGTCCCAAATCCGATCCGCGCCCACGCCTCGCGCCGCCTGGCTGGCATGGCCTCCTCCGCCGGCGATTCCGCCGGCGACGCTGCCCCCGTTCCGCGGTACCCTTCTTGGGTTCTCCTCGAAAAGAAGGGGTACGACGACGACCACCAGCGCCGCGTGCAAGACGACCGCCGGCCGCGACGTCAAGGTGGGCTTCAACCTCGTGCCCCCGCCGGAAGTCTCCTACTTCCACGTCCACCTCTCCGAGCTCGATGGCGAGGGCGACTTCGACTTCATGCCCCTGTTTCTCTTCTCCGCCAAGGGCCTCGTCCTCTTCCGTTTCCTCTTCATCACCCGGAGCGACGGGAGCAATCTCGTCGAGTACCTCATCTACAAGGCGGGGCCCGGCGGCAGCTCGTCGCTCGAACCCATCTCGCCAACTCCTCTAGGCAGCAGCAGGGATTCGGTTCCCTGCCccgacggcgacgacggcgagGACAGCTACGTCCTCGCCGATCTCTCTGTGGGGAGTGAAATTGGGCACTACGACCTCCACATTTACTCGTCCAAGACGCGCGAGTGGAACACCACACCGTTGCAGCTGCCGGCGTCTCCTGCCGTCAGGACAAATGCCGACCTGCCCTGTCAATTCCACAAGGCTATCGGGCTTGCAGCAGATGAGGTAGGCTGGGTAGACCTCTGGCGTGGCATTGTCACCTGCAAGGTGCTTGATAAAGACCCAGTTCTCCGACTCATCCCTCTTCCCAAACCGCACGTGGACATCCTGCAAGGCGAACCGGGGCTGATCCGGGATGTCACCTACTGCAATGGGCTCTTCGAGTTCATTGAGATGCAACATTTTTGCAGACCAGTTAAAGTTGTTAGCGGTATCATCCATGATTCCAGGCCCCTCCGTGGTCTTGTAGTGGATGAAGGTATTGCGGTCCCTGATGGTTGGGTCATCCGGACATGCTATAGGATTGATCCATCGGACTTTTGGTTCAGGGCACACACTGTTCATGTTGATGACTTCACAGTGGATTCTATATCGTTCCCTCGTATGTGCGATGCTCATGCTCAGGACAAGGAATTGACATTTAGGAGCCTGACAACACTTTGCCCGACCTTTGGCGTTCCAGGTGACAGACTTGTCTACCTGCTATCCGAGGTGAAAATGGATGATCACAACACATGGATTGTTGGTGTTGACCTTGCCAAGAAGATGGTGAAACCAATTCAACCTTGTGAGGACTTGGAATATCACTGTATCCGGCCAGCCTTTGTTCCCTCTACATTCTCCTATTATCTGAATACAACTCCAG GTGATTTTTCACCCACATTGATAAACCACTCAGAGAAGACTGCCAACAATGCAAAA GTCGATGGCGATTCCTGTGTACGTGAATTAAATATACATCATGACCAATG GTCATGGGTTGGGGACGACACATCTGCACCAATCGGAGCTTGGAAAAATGGGGAGAACAATCTG CCATCGAATCATGAATCTGCTGATGTACAACGGACCAGGTTACTACAGCAATTGGATTCCATTTTGATGTCAGCAGGATCAG GGTATATTCGGATGAAACGAAAACTGAAAACTGATGCTGATGGCAATTTATTGCTCTGTTTGTCCCTGGAAGACCTCTTGGCACTTCTTCCACAACTAGGACCTGAGATTGCATCCTTGACAACAATGCTGCCTTGTATGGATGCTGGAGGACCATATCCCCTGCTGTCTTGGCAtgattgctgctgctgctggtaa